The following are from one region of the Gloeomargarita lithophora Alchichica-D10 genome:
- a CDS encoding sensor histidine kinase: MKAAVINEESKLTALVQAVEQLRLATVPEQLWSQAAAYLEQELQTTLASNGRTGEVWVWLASFDAPRQTLVGRDGVVPNAKEDGALLRQRFGVTAGDVWQRILPQETPLDIPDWSKEARPGEWANKMKRLRPVGVTLCPLPGGGGVAFLGVSEWGAALRPDGKLRVRLFLAELVQRLQILETQKQQQQTRQGGEFLTQVMLKCRPQSGYEERLTLMAEQVHQAVGADQTLVYAYDERANHFILKTSAPRLRREEVVPLAMIQGLYQNLMMGELVVIGDASQAQRIAISAQFWQQYNAQALLAAAVLAPESKQLLGFYACLSRQPRSWEAFDKSALQGVAQLAALLSPLAEVTQTLARLETEQKVYLGVAQAIYSGSDWHQALKTAGTILDQQLPGERWLLLHQNPDSRHYEIVHQSYKKRPLVGPLAGLHELDHDLLRQSGMVVTVPNWQTELKLMTWRQTLQNQGVQAVLATNAVPEHNPQILLVLTQNEPHYWSPRDCQFVQAIARQLGVVVRQWYLQQSYESQTRLYTTLVRGLELLDHPLALVQHLATALAIPQVAVVTWPEGADTGQAVAANPNHEALSVQVNAPIPVAHDPFVQRVIAQAEPWLQSGVELEISTRRWLTGEGIDQILALPIGEPAQGVLVLLDTAQQTWPPPLITMVQVLAKALARGLVLAQRVQNREQGYLQLVSQNWRRQWLWQEWATAVGQLTPAQFPEQWPEQQRQAVTWLTPDLTLQSQPVSLSSLLRRSSARMNDLINQNKVWFRVHQSGLEKAQILGDGERLELILAELLRFACQRSPQEGRVDIWCQPAQTGLVEVAITDYGAILLSLLDQLRPNHPDPVGSGVLNYSPGRELFLCRFQVQQMGGDIFYEKLTDNRFSSRLWLPLAP; encoded by the coding sequence TTGAAAGCGGCTGTAATCAACGAAGAAAGTAAATTAACCGCCCTGGTGCAAGCGGTGGAGCAGTTGCGCTTGGCGACGGTACCGGAGCAATTGTGGAGTCAGGCGGCGGCCTACCTGGAGCAGGAATTGCAGACCACGCTCGCCAGCAATGGGCGCACGGGGGAGGTGTGGGTGTGGTTGGCGAGCTTTGATGCCCCCCGGCAAACCCTGGTGGGCAGAGACGGGGTGGTGCCCAATGCCAAGGAAGATGGTGCCCTGCTGCGGCAACGGTTTGGGGTGACGGCGGGGGATGTGTGGCAGAGAATCTTACCCCAGGAAACTCCCCTGGATATTCCCGATTGGAGCAAAGAAGCCCGCCCTGGAGAATGGGCGAATAAAATGAAACGCCTGCGCCCGGTGGGGGTCACCCTCTGTCCTCTGCCGGGGGGCGGGGGGGTGGCCTTCCTGGGGGTTTCCGAGTGGGGAGCCGCCCTGCGACCGGATGGGAAATTGCGGGTGCGGTTGTTCCTGGCCGAATTGGTACAACGTCTGCAAATTTTAGAAACCCAGAAACAACAACAACAAACCCGCCAGGGGGGGGAATTTCTCACCCAAGTCATGCTCAAATGCCGTCCCCAAAGCGGCTATGAAGAACGGCTGACCCTAATGGCCGAACAGGTGCATCAGGCGGTGGGAGCGGATCAAACCCTGGTGTATGCCTACGACGAACGGGCGAATCACTTTATTCTCAAAACCAGTGCCCCCCGATTGCGGCGGGAAGAAGTGGTGCCCCTGGCGATGATTCAGGGGTTGTACCAAAACTTGATGATGGGGGAATTGGTGGTGATTGGCGATGCCAGCCAAGCCCAGCGGATCGCCATTAGTGCCCAGTTTTGGCAACAGTACAATGCCCAGGCGTTGTTAGCGGCGGCGGTACTTGCCCCGGAATCTAAACAATTGTTGGGATTTTATGCGTGTCTGAGCCGTCAACCCCGCAGTTGGGAAGCCTTTGACAAATCGGCACTCCAGGGGGTGGCGCAGTTGGCGGCCTTGTTATCCCCGTTGGCAGAGGTGACCCAGACCCTGGCTCGCTTGGAAACCGAACAAAAAGTCTATCTGGGGGTGGCGCAGGCGATTTACAGCGGCAGTGATTGGCATCAGGCGTTGAAAACCGCCGGGACGATCCTTGACCAACAGTTACCGGGGGAGCGGTGGTTGCTCCTGCACCAAAACCCCGACAGCAGGCATTACGAAATCGTCCACCAAAGCTATAAAAAACGGCCACTGGTTGGGCCTTTAGCAGGCTTGCACGAACTCGACCACGACCTACTGCGTCAAAGCGGCATGGTGGTAACGGTGCCCAACTGGCAAACGGAACTGAAACTGATGACTTGGCGGCAAACCCTGCAAAATCAAGGGGTACAGGCGGTTTTAGCCACCAATGCCGTGCCGGAACACAACCCCCAAATTCTGCTGGTTTTGACCCAAAATGAACCCCATTATTGGAGTCCCCGGGATTGTCAGTTTGTCCAAGCCATTGCCCGCCAGTTGGGGGTGGTGGTGCGGCAATGGTATTTACAACAGTCCTACGAATCCCAAACCCGACTTTACACGACCTTGGTGCGGGGGCTGGAATTGCTTGATCATCCCCTGGCGTTGGTGCAACATCTGGCGACCGCACTGGCGATACCCCAGGTGGCGGTGGTGACCTGGCCAGAAGGGGCGGACACGGGGCAGGCGGTGGCGGCCAACCCCAACCACGAAGCCCTCTCGGTGCAGGTGAATGCCCCCATCCCGGTGGCGCATGACCCCTTTGTGCAACGGGTGATTGCCCAGGCGGAACCCTGGCTCCAGAGTGGGGTGGAGTTGGAAATTTCGACCCGCCGCTGGTTGACGGGGGAAGGCATTGACCAGATTTTAGCCCTGCCCATTGGCGAACCTGCCCAGGGAGTTTTGGTGCTGTTGGATACGGCGCAACAAACCTGGCCGCCGCCTTTGATTACTATGGTGCAGGTGTTGGCGAAAGCCTTAGCCCGGGGGTTGGTGCTTGCCCAACGGGTGCAAAACCGAGAGCAGGGGTATCTGCAATTGGTGAGTCAAAATTGGCGCCGGCAGTGGCTCTGGCAGGAATGGGCGACAGCGGTGGGACAACTCACCCCGGCGCAATTCCCGGAGCAATGGCCGGAGCAACAACGGCAGGCGGTGACTTGGTTAACCCCCGACCTGACCCTCCAATCCCAGCCCGTGTCCCTATCGAGTCTTTTGCGCCGCTCCTCCGCCCGCATGAACGACCTGATTAACCAAAATAAAGTTTGGTTCCGGGTGCATCAATCCGGGTTGGAAAAGGCGCAAATTTTGGGGGATGGGGAACGCCTGGAACTGATTTTGGCCGAATTACTGCGGTTTGCCTGCCAACGCTCCCCCCAGGAAGGGCGGGTGGACATCTGGTGCCAACCGGCGCAAACTGGCCTGGTGGAAGTTGCCATCACCGACTACGGCGCAATTTTGCTGAGCCTGCTCGACCAACTGCGTCCCAACCACCCCGACCCGGTGGGCAGTGGCGTTTTGAACTATTCCCCTGGCCGGGAATTGTTTCTCTGCCGCTTCCAGGTGCAACAGATGGGCGGGGATATTTTCTACGAAAAACTCACGGATAATCGCTTTTCCAGTCGGTTATGGTTGCCCCTAGCTCCGTGA
- a CDS encoding M3 family oligoendopeptidase — MAVTYAREWDLSDLYNGLDDPRLQQDLRALQDQASAFRQQYRGRVGELTPAAVRTAIQTLEYLWERVGYCYAYPSLIFAADTRNTPARQVLDQVMQTATEIENQVLFFSLELQQLPAERLAALQEAAALVPYAHYLERVRLGQPYQLPEAVEQTRNQDSLTGRQAFIQLRSVHQGALTYRPVTTPEGTTATLEAELGALLFHADGDTRYQAYTSIREQLAAHNLLYGYILNTVAQDHRLENQMRGHASTLAKQLLVDEVPEGVFWSIMRGTETRYDLFQRYYQRKGEALGRKIRTCDVLAPWPSQQPVDTQIDYDRGIDLLLAALGQFSETYRSRSEQFFQRRWVDAQMRPGKQGGAFCSYIHGKNSYLLLSYADNYNSLFTLAHEMGHGLHFAWIGEAQTYFNSNPPMVLAEVASVFNELLLLDYLLAQASDQPDLQRVLLVRLIEDQLSLIFRQSTISRLELAIHERAVQGSFDQEFVNKTWTELYQQLCGSAVEVLPEHGVDWARVGHIFFKPYYCYQYTASSVVSLACYQQYRQQGQAFIPGYLQLLAAGGSQEQMGALRQYVGVDLTQPETIARALDTVAGLIDRLEASL, encoded by the coding sequence ATGGCGGTCACCTATGCGCGGGAATGGGATTTGTCGGATTTGTACAACGGGCTGGATGACCCCCGCCTACAGCAGGATTTACGGGCTTTGCAAGACCAGGCCAGCGCCTTTCGTCAGCAGTACCGGGGGCGGGTAGGGGAACTGACCCCCGCAGCGGTGCGGACGGCCATTCAAACCCTGGAGTATCTCTGGGAACGGGTGGGGTATTGCTATGCCTATCCCTCGTTAATTTTTGCCGCCGACACCCGCAACACGCCTGCCCGCCAAGTCCTTGACCAGGTGATGCAGACGGCGACGGAGATTGAAAACCAAGTGTTATTTTTTTCGCTGGAACTGCAACAACTACCGGCGGAGCGGTTGGCCGCTTTGCAGGAGGCAGCAGCCTTGGTTCCCTACGCTCATTACCTGGAACGGGTGCGGCTGGGGCAACCCTACCAGTTACCAGAGGCGGTGGAGCAAACCCGCAACCAGGATAGTTTGACGGGTCGGCAGGCGTTTATCCAACTGCGTTCGGTTCACCAGGGAGCCTTGACCTACCGCCCGGTGACCACCCCGGAGGGCACGACCGCTACGCTGGAGGCGGAATTGGGGGCATTGCTGTTTCACGCCGATGGGGACACCCGCTACCAAGCCTACACCAGCATCCGGGAGCAATTGGCGGCACACAATTTACTGTATGGGTACATTCTCAATACGGTGGCGCAGGATCATCGCCTGGAAAATCAAATGCGGGGGCACGCTTCGACTCTGGCGAAACAATTGCTTGTAGATGAGGTGCCGGAGGGGGTCTTTTGGTCAATTATGCGGGGCACGGAAACTCGCTATGACCTATTCCAACGCTATTACCAGCGCAAGGGGGAGGCGTTGGGGCGGAAAATCCGTACCTGCGATGTGCTGGCACCCTGGCCGAGCCAACAGCCGGTGGATACGCAGATTGACTATGACCGGGGGATTGATTTATTGCTGGCGGCCTTGGGGCAATTTAGCGAAACCTATCGTTCTCGGTCGGAGCAGTTTTTCCAACGGCGGTGGGTGGATGCCCAGATGCGCCCCGGCAAGCAGGGGGGTGCGTTTTGTTCTTATATTCATGGCAAAAATAGCTATCTCCTGCTCTCCTACGCCGACAATTACAATTCCCTGTTTACCTTGGCGCACGAGATGGGGCATGGTTTGCATTTTGCGTGGATTGGTGAAGCGCAGACCTATTTCAATAGCAACCCGCCGATGGTGTTGGCGGAAGTGGCCTCGGTTTTTAATGAATTATTGTTACTGGATTATCTGCTGGCGCAGGCCAGCGACCAACCGGATTTGCAACGGGTGTTACTCGTGCGTTTGATTGAAGACCAGTTGAGTTTGATTTTTCGCCAAAGTACCATCAGCCGCCTGGAATTAGCCATCCATGAACGGGCGGTGCAGGGCAGTTTTGACCAGGAATTTGTGAATAAAACCTGGACGGAACTGTATCAACAACTCTGTGGGTCAGCGGTGGAGGTTCTGCCGGAGCATGGGGTGGACTGGGCGAGGGTGGGGCATATTTTCTTTAAGCCCTATTATTGCTACCAGTACACCGCTTCCAGTGTGGTGAGTTTGGCCTGCTATCAGCAGTACCGTCAGCAGGGGCAAGCGTTTATTCCTGGGTATTTGCAACTGTTGGCCGCCGGGGGTTCCCAGGAGCAAATGGGGGCGTTGCGGCAGTATGTGGGGGTGGATTTGACCCAACCGGAAACCATCGCCCGTGCCCTGGACACGGTGGCGGGGTTGATTGACCGGCTGGAAGCCTCCCTGTGA
- a CDS encoding 16S rRNA (uracil(1498)-N(3))-methyltransferase, whose translation MSQRLTIHPHQIQGQAVQLTPEQSHYLGRVLRLHAGAEFIAMDGRGHWWRAQLLTPEMAELGELLAVERELPAPIALLMGIPKGDGMDQVVRQATELGVRQIFPLITERTQVQPSPARCQRWQRIATEAAEQSLRQWNPDIFPAQSLATALAQVGGMPKLVCDPEPEVPHLLSVLRPEPEALAVLIGPEGGWSGKEIAWLEGQGAKRVSLGQRVLRTVTAPLAALALVGAQWEQYL comes from the coding sequence ATGAGTCAACGCTTAACCATTCATCCCCACCAAATCCAAGGGCAAGCGGTGCAGTTGACCCCGGAGCAAAGCCATTACCTGGGGCGGGTATTGCGATTACACGCTGGGGCTGAATTTATTGCGATGGACGGGCGGGGGCATTGGTGGCGGGCGCAGCTATTAACCCCGGAGATGGCTGAGTTGGGGGAACTTTTAGCGGTAGAACGGGAATTGCCCGCCCCCATCGCACTCCTGATGGGAATTCCCAAGGGTGATGGGATGGATCAGGTGGTGCGGCAGGCGACGGAACTGGGGGTGCGGCAGATTTTTCCCCTCATCACCGAACGTACCCAGGTGCAACCCAGCCCCGCCCGTTGTCAACGCTGGCAGAGGATTGCTACGGAAGCGGCGGAACAGTCCTTACGTCAATGGAACCCGGACATTTTCCCAGCCCAATCCCTGGCAACTGCCCTGGCGCAAGTGGGGGGAATGCCCAAATTGGTCTGTGACCCAGAGCCGGAAGTCCCCCATCTTTTGAGCGTTTTGCGTCCTGAACCGGAGGCATTGGCGGTACTCATCGGGCCGGAGGGGGGCTGGAGCGGTAAAGAAATCGCTTGGTTAGAGGGACAAGGGGCAAAGCGGGTTTCCCTGGGACAGCGGGTACTGCGGACGGTGACGGCTCCCCTCGCCGCCCTGGCGCTGGTTGGGGCACAATGGGAGCAATATCTATGA
- a CDS encoding pentapeptide repeat-containing protein, with the protein MLKKLPRYASVFVLSGFLTLMGSNFAVYGYDPDQLAQLKTTKQCPDCDLSRADLQDQDLTGANLQGANLTNVILVFTRLSQANLQGAYLAGVNAYGVNLQGANLTGVNLYVANLVRGELQGANLTQAFLGGSNLFEAQLQNANLTQARLPFANLSFAQLQGANLTGSDLRAANLFHANVTGANQQDMNLTGAHLQQALGLITP; encoded by the coding sequence ATGCTTAAAAAATTACCTAGATATGCTTCAGTTTTTGTTCTCAGCGGTTTTTTGACTCTAATGGGGAGTAATTTCGCCGTTTATGGCTATGACCCCGACCAATTGGCGCAATTAAAAACTACCAAACAATGCCCCGATTGTGATCTCAGTCGGGCGGATTTGCAAGATCAGGATTTGACTGGAGCGAATTTGCAAGGGGCGAATCTCACCAATGTTATTCTGGTTTTTACCCGGCTCTCCCAAGCGAATTTGCAAGGGGCATATCTGGCGGGGGTGAATGCCTATGGGGTGAATCTCCAGGGGGCTAATTTAACGGGGGTGAATTTGTATGTTGCCAACTTGGTGCGGGGCGAATTGCAGGGGGCTAATTTAACCCAAGCCTTTTTGGGCGGGAGCAATTTATTTGAAGCCCAACTCCAAAATGCCAACCTCACCCAAGCCCGTTTACCCTTTGCTAATCTCAGCTTTGCCCAACTCCAAGGGGCGAATTTAACCGGCAGTGACCTGCGGGCGGCCAATTTATTTCACGCCAATGTGACCGGAGCCAACCAACAGGATATGAACCTCACCGGGGCGCATCTGCAACAGGCTTTGGGGTTAATCACTCCATGA
- a CDS encoding DUF4351 domain-containing protein, which translates to MYKNCYETRRTRHEFDVLRLWEVEPKELLKKVGTIPLAVLAGRENKEALLATVAQRIDELTSGRERAEITAATYVLSGLALSDNIIRKILRSEAMRESVTFQAILEEGEQQGLQRGRQEGRQEGRQEGRQEGELQGKRQTVSRLLTHKFGVLEANTWAFVEQLSAAQLEDLAEAILDMTSLADLEQWFVDMIS; encoded by the coding sequence GTGTATAAAAATTGCTATGAAACCCGCCGCACTCGCCATGAATTTGATGTATTACGGTTGTGGGAAGTAGAGCCAAAAGAATTACTAAAAAAGGTGGGAACAATCCCGTTAGCGGTATTGGCAGGGCGGGAAAATAAGGAAGCTTTGTTGGCAACGGTAGCGCAGAGGATTGATGAATTAACCAGTGGGCGGGAGCGGGCAGAAATTACAGCGGCCACCTATGTTCTATCCGGGTTAGCCTTGAGCGATAATATAATCAGAAAGATTTTAAGGAGCGAAGCGATGCGGGAATCCGTGACATTTCAGGCCATCCTGGAAGAAGGGGAGCAACAAGGGTTACAACGTGGCCGACAAGAAGGACGGCAAGAGGGACGACAAGAGGGACGGCAAGAGGGGGAATTACAGGGCAAACGTCAAACGGTTTCTCGTTTGCTGACCCATAAATTTGGCGTATTAGAAGCCAACACTTGGGCATTCGTGGAACAATTATCCGCCGCACAGTTAGAAGACTTGGCCGAAGCGATTTTGGATATGACATCCTTGGCAGATTTAGAACAATGGTTTGTAGATATGATTAGTTAA
- a CDS encoding helix-turn-helix domain-containing protein, which yields MMQDNQMEMLSILGEFIKNNPDERELKRALAVRLALGNTPYLDIAELLGVHKSFITFWKQEFRLSCT from the coding sequence ATGATGCAAGATAATCAAATGGAAATGCTGTCTATTTTGGGGGAGTTTATCAAGAACAATCCTGATGAAAGAGAACTAAAACGAGCTTTAGCTGTCAGACTGGCTTTGGGGAATACACCTTATTTGGATATTGCTGAACTATTAGGAGTTCATAAGTCATTTATTACTTTCTGGAAACAAGAATTTCGGCTCTCCTGTACTTAA
- a CDS encoding transposase family protein — translation MALLSLWCKLCTTISLLRMFDMSFDLDCLLNIPGATVEICSYQNDEVYLTLRLLTDDCACPHCERHTEDIHQNRPILIRDLPVFGKNVYLKIPRRQFYCANCQRYFTERLDFVAWNAILGAMKSIFIKGFRVLVWSKLDERKI, via the coding sequence ATGGCTCTCCTGAGTTTATGGTGTAAACTGTGTACAACAATATCTTTGCTAAGGATGTTTGACATGAGTTTTGATCTGGATTGCCTTCTAAATATACCTGGAGCTACTGTTGAGATTTGTTCTTACCAAAACGATGAAGTTTATCTAACATTGCGACTCTTGACTGATGACTGTGCTTGTCCTCACTGCGAAAGACATACGGAAGATATTCACCAAAATCGCCCCATTTTAATAAGAGATTTACCAGTTTTTGGTAAAAACGTTTACCTCAAGATTCCCCGTCGTCAATTTTACTGTGCTAACTGCCAACGCTATTTCACTGAGAGGCTTGATTTTGTAGCTTGGAACGCTATACTCGGCGCTATGAAGAGTATATTTATCAAAGGGTTCAGAGTTCTAGTATGGAGCAAATTGGACGAGAGGAAGATTTGA
- a CDS encoding phage minor head protein produces the protein MVESRRPALCIEFGADRLNLEQAVAAKIEADMVAGAKGAILTDIRAALETGIEQGLGIADFMREFDGISQRWAETRGKDWRARIIWDTNLNQAYAAGRYAHQLDPEVLELLPYLEYVHSDALKPRPHHLALDGKIFRANELPFYPPNGYGCRCRTVSVSERDLQGRSVSEIRRGDLVPYTDERGNPGEARVEPDKGFDAIPGRTTPQQKMEMLERMVSRMPPQIGRFVTQEGREILARMGVEVDGLPLEVDDGAMELDEHIRRSEQIYRQAGDEYERVLFNPDNGGFVLVHQGHNRGESYESELFMAQVLGHQGRRVILLNETGMGAGVKTPDADIDGNIAEFKRLTEVSKRWDRRVQEGFFRAKSQGATWVVYYADKTFPEIAKINRGLESAFYLDDSRTITQITVIFRDGTLKTLTRKEWDNEQRRI, from the coding sequence GTGGTGGAGTCACGGAGGCCAGCATTATGTATTGAGTTTGGGGCAGACCGACTTAACCTAGAGCAGGCGGTAGCGGCCAAGATAGAGGCTGATATGGTGGCGGGGGCGAAGGGGGCGATCCTGACGGATATTCGGGCGGCATTGGAAACAGGTATTGAGCAGGGGCTGGGGATTGCGGATTTTATGCGGGAGTTTGATGGGATTTCCCAGCGTTGGGCGGAAACCCGGGGTAAGGATTGGCGCGCCCGGATTATCTGGGATACGAATCTCAATCAAGCCTATGCCGCTGGGCGTTATGCTCACCAACTAGACCCGGAGGTGCTGGAGCTTTTGCCCTATTTGGAGTACGTTCACAGCGATGCGCTCAAGCCCAGGCCGCACCACCTGGCGTTGGATGGCAAGATTTTTCGGGCGAATGAGCTACCTTTTTATCCGCCGAATGGCTATGGTTGCCGGTGCCGGACGGTGTCGGTTTCGGAGCGTGACCTGCAAGGGCGGTCGGTGAGTGAGATCAGGCGGGGGGATTTGGTGCCCTACACGGATGAGCGGGGCAATCCGGGGGAGGCCAGGGTGGAGCCGGACAAGGGGTTTGATGCGATTCCCGGTCGGACTACGCCGCAACAAAAAATGGAAATGTTAGAGCGCATGGTGTCGAGGATGCCGCCGCAGATTGGCCGGTTTGTCACCCAGGAAGGGCGGGAAATTTTAGCGCGTATGGGGGTGGAGGTTGATGGGTTGCCGCTGGAAGTGGATGATGGAGCAATGGAACTGGATGAACACATTCGCCGGAGTGAGCAGATTTATCGCCAAGCGGGGGATGAGTACGAGCGAGTGCTATTCAACCCCGATAATGGCGGTTTTGTCTTGGTGCATCAGGGGCATAATCGGGGGGAGAGTTATGAATCAGAGCTTTTTATGGCACAGGTGTTGGGACATCAAGGACGACGGGTCATTTTGCTCAATGAAACGGGCATGGGTGCAGGAGTCAAAACCCCTGATGCCGATATTGATGGGAATATAGCTGAGTTTAAGAGGTTGACTGAGGTTAGTAAAAGATGGGATCGGAGAGTTCAAGAAGGTTTTTTTAGAGCCAAGTCTCAGGGCGCAACTTGGGTGGTCTATTATGCTGACAAAACTTTTCCAGAAATTGCTAAAATCAATAGGGGTTTGGAATCCGCTTTTTATCTTGATGACAGCCGCACCATAACTCAAATAACTGTCATATTCAGAGACGGAACGCTAAAAACACTAACTCGTAAGGAGTGGGATAATGAACAACGAAGAATATGA
- a CDS encoding DUF4258 domain-containing protein: MANVRLDGLESLAQRLKKPALFKAWGQHLERMVSRMPPEIGRFVTQEGREILARMGVEVDGLPEQVVADGTLGVVVENPEPIEIKNWQGRRGHAAKNLEERQITREQVLQTIENPVIVLRQDKGYLYVDRNLAVAVGDNGMLRTAYNRVRKATNPKVDDGFDPDLLEALESYGANT, translated from the coding sequence ATGGCTAACGTGCGCTTAGATGGCCTGGAATCCCTGGCGCAACGGCTCAAGAAACCGGCACTATTCAAGGCGTGGGGGCAACACCTGGAGCGCATGGTGTCTCGGATGCCGCCGGAGATTGGCCGTTTTGTCACCCAGGAGGGACGGGAAATTTTAGCCAGGATGGGGGTGGAGGTTGATGGGTTGCCGGAGCAGGTTGTGGCTGACGGGACTTTGGGGGTCGTGGTGGAGAATCCAGAGCCGATTGAAATCAAGAATTGGCAGGGTCGTCGGGGTCATGCGGCGAAGAACTTAGAAGAACGTCAAATCACCCGTGAACAGGTACTTCAGACGATTGAAAATCCTGTCATTGTACTCAGACAAGACAAAGGATATTTATATGTTGACCGGAATTTAGCTGTGGCGGTGGGTGATAATGGGATGCTGAGAACGGCTTATAATAGGGTTAGGAAAGCAACAAACCCTAAGGTTGACGATGGATTTGATCCTGATTTATTAGAGGCACTCGAAAGCTATGGTGCTAACACCTGA
- a CDS encoding phage virion morphogenesis protein has protein sequence MANVRLDGLESLAQRLRKPALFKAWGQHLERRMVTAFRTETSPAGQKWPDLQAKTRLSKRNRKRPKSRYPNKILRDTGDLYASISSQLLADGVVTGTARRVGSYSLGAIHQYGAPRRGIPPRPFLPINERGELLDFDLNRLQDFIAKHVKVDIITWVAGHRPALVFRNLETTTLLYLAIALRTPLKINRRGTGAWFSVIPAFQRDNFLLVQINIAILIGYGYATLMPTARYR, from the coding sequence ATGGCTAACGTGCGCTTGGATGGCCTGGAATCCCTGGCGCAACGGCTCAGGAAACCGGCTCTATTCAAGGCGTGGGGGCAACACCTGGAGCGCAGGATGGTGACGGCATTCCGCACGGAAACCTCACCGGCGGGGCAAAAATGGCCTGACCTGCAAGCGAAAACCCGCCTCTCAAAACGCAATCGCAAGCGGCCAAAGTCCCGTTACCCGAACAAAATCCTCAGGGACACGGGCGACCTGTATGCCAGTATAAGCAGTCAACTTTTGGCCGATGGCGTGGTCACGGGGACGGCGCGCCGGGTGGGGAGCTATTCGCTGGGGGCGATCCACCAGTACGGGGCACCGAGACGGGGTATTCCGCCCCGCCCTTTTTTGCCCATCAATGAGCGGGGGGAACTCCTGGACTTTGACCTTAATCGGTTGCAGGATTTTATAGCTAAACACGTAAAGGTTGACATAATAACATGGGTCGCAGGGCACCGCCCCGCATTGGTTTTCCGAAATCTTGAGACGACAACCTTACTCTACTTAGCTATAGCACTTAGGACACCTCTAAAAATAAATCGCCGGGGCACCGGGGCTTGGTTCTCAGTAATACCAGCATTCCAGCGAGATAACTTTCTGCTGGTACAAATAAATATAGCAATCCTAATTGGGTATGGCTACGCCACGCTAATGCCTACGGCACGCTATCGCTAA
- a CDS encoding YggT family protein, giving the protein MNVAGLGDLAFWTNWVITPVVALLILAFVLRIVLTWYPQAPVKQLPLALIYLPTEPFLAPTRRLVPPLGGVDMTPVIWVAIFSLIREILLGQQGILTLLLHAPERLG; this is encoded by the coding sequence ATGAATGTTGCCGGTTTAGGTGATCTAGCTTTTTGGACAAACTGGGTAATTACCCCAGTGGTTGCGTTGCTGATCTTGGCCTTTGTTTTACGGATTGTGCTCACCTGGTATCCTCAAGCACCGGTGAAACAGCTTCCCTTAGCGTTAATTTATCTGCCGACCGAACCTTTTTTGGCTCCTACCCGCCGGTTGGTACCGCCCTTGGGGGGAGTGGATATGACCCCGGTGATTTGGGTGGCTATTTTTAGTCTAATTCGAGAAATTTTATTGGGTCAACAAGGGATTTTAACCCTTTTGCTTCACGCTCCCGAACGCCTGGGTTAA
- a CDS encoding nucleoside deaminase, translating into MDKFMQAAIDQARQGLAAGGIPIGSVLVKDGQIVGVGHNRRVQDGDPITHAEIDCLRRAGRIGSYRGTTLYSTLMPCYLCAGAVVQFGIKRVLAGESQTFSGAREFMEHHGVEVIDLNLSECQTMMREFIAQKPELWYEDIGQL; encoded by the coding sequence ATGGATAAATTTATGCAGGCCGCTATTGATCAGGCGCGTCAAGGGTTAGCCGCAGGGGGGATTCCCATCGGTTCGGTGCTGGTCAAGGATGGGCAAATTGTGGGAGTGGGTCATAACCGGCGGGTGCAAGATGGAGACCCGATTACCCATGCGGAAATTGATTGTTTGCGGCGGGCGGGGCGCATCGGTTCCTACCGGGGGACGACCCTGTATTCAACGCTGATGCCCTGCTATTTATGTGCTGGGGCGGTGGTGCAATTTGGCATTAAACGGGTGCTGGCGGGGGAATCCCAAACCTTCAGTGGGGCGAGGGAATTTATGGAGCATCATGGGGTGGAAGTGATTGACCTCAATTTGTCGGAATGCCAAACGATGATGCGGGAGTTTATCGCCCAAAAACCCGAACTTTGGTACGAGGATATTGGTCAGTTGTAG